One genomic region from Glaciimonas sp. PAMC28666 encodes:
- a CDS encoding GlxA family transcriptional regulator codes for MEQITAPQQPIPVYILLREKLLALDLIGPAEVLRYANRVAEKEGRPALFDLRYISAESHIVTSIGLNLTGFTALPKRLPPDAILVLMGCTGNDDDFSSPAAVATVAWLRQHVQPTHRLLCICTGALLAGYAGLLDGQQCTTHHSHYDDLRKLAPRAQVVENRIFVEDGLTYTSAGVTAGIDLALHVVARIAGHQVAAAIARTMVIYMRRTGTDPQLSPWLAFRNHLHPAIHRVQDAIIGNPSADWTVVQLANIACSSERHLTRLFREHTGTGVVDYLHRIRIGLARELLLQTELDIERIAEKSGFNSTRQLRRIWKKFEATPPSRFREIDRH; via the coding sequence ATGGAACAGATAACAGCGCCGCAGCAACCGATTCCCGTTTATATTTTGCTGCGTGAAAAACTGCTCGCGCTGGACCTTATTGGCCCGGCAGAGGTGCTGCGTTATGCCAATCGTGTCGCAGAAAAGGAGGGTAGGCCAGCGCTGTTTGACCTGCGCTATATCAGTGCGGAGTCTCACATCGTCACTTCAATTGGCTTGAACCTGACCGGTTTCACCGCCTTGCCCAAGCGTTTGCCGCCCGATGCTATCTTGGTATTAATGGGTTGCACCGGCAACGATGACGATTTTAGTAGTCCTGCCGCGGTGGCCACCGTCGCCTGGTTACGTCAACACGTCCAACCGACCCATCGCCTGCTGTGTATTTGCACTGGCGCGCTGTTGGCCGGTTATGCAGGCCTGCTCGATGGGCAACAATGCACTACACATCATAGCCATTACGATGACTTGCGGAAACTGGCACCACGTGCTCAAGTGGTGGAAAACCGTATTTTCGTAGAAGATGGTTTGACCTATACCAGCGCAGGCGTCACCGCTGGCATTGATCTGGCGTTGCACGTGGTCGCCCGGATCGCAGGGCACCAAGTCGCTGCCGCCATCGCCAGAACAATGGTCATCTACATGCGGCGCACCGGCACCGATCCCCAACTGTCGCCATGGCTGGCATTCCGCAATCACTTGCATCCCGCCATTCATCGCGTACAGGACGCCATCATTGGCAATCCTTCTGCCGATTGGACGGTGGTGCAATTGGCGAACATCGCCTGTAGCAGCGAGCGCCATCTGACGCGTCTGTTTCGCGAACATACAGGCACCGGCGTGGTGGATTATCTACATCGCATTCGCATCGGTTTAGCCCGCGAGTTACTGCTTCAGACCGAGCTCGATATTGAACGCATCGCCGAAAAATCAGGCTTTAACTCAACGCGTCAGTTGCGGCGCATCTGGAAAAAATTTGAAGCCACGCCGCCGAGTAGATTCCGCGAAATCGATCGCCACTGA
- a CDS encoding DJ-1/PfpI family protein, with protein sequence MFSIGIVIFDDVEILDFSGPYEVFSTAARVHARLPAAQTLFRCFLIADEMRPIHTRGGMRVLPDCVLVPSADIDVLIVPGGDVSLVLNNPAVINWIAAQAGNAMITASVCTGAFLLARAGLLNGLQATTHWQDIDEMQAAFPAVTVRPDVPWIDCGAIVTSAGIAAGIDMSLHLVERLAGGQLAHATAKQMEYRWNPYGTDNSAAATDSRLYFAA encoded by the coding sequence ATGTTTAGCATCGGTATAGTGATTTTTGATGACGTTGAGATACTGGACTTTTCCGGTCCCTATGAAGTGTTCTCCACCGCTGCACGCGTACATGCGCGGCTTCCGGCAGCCCAAACGTTGTTCCGGTGTTTCCTCATCGCCGATGAAATGCGCCCGATTCATACCCGTGGCGGCATGCGGGTTCTGCCAGATTGCGTCCTCGTCCCCTCCGCGGATATCGATGTCCTGATCGTGCCGGGTGGCGATGTGTCGCTAGTCCTCAACAATCCGGCCGTAATCAATTGGATAGCCGCCCAGGCCGGTAACGCCATGATCACAGCATCGGTCTGTACCGGCGCCTTCCTGCTGGCCAGGGCGGGTCTCCTGAATGGCTTGCAGGCGACCACGCATTGGCAAGATATTGACGAAATGCAAGCCGCTTTTCCTGCCGTAACCGTGCGTCCGGATGTGCCGTGGATCGATTGCGGTGCTATAGTGACCTCGGCCGGAATTGCAGCCGGGATCGATATGAGCCTTCATCTGGTTGAGCGTCTGGCTGGTGGGCAACTGGCACATGCCACAGCAAAGCAAATGGAATATCGATGGAATCCGTATGGAACAGATAACAGCGCCGCAGCAACCGATTCCCGTTTATATTTTGCTGCGTGA
- the yjfF gene encoding galactofuranose ABC transporter, permease protein YjfF yields MPPKSGRAHTRSLFDSPYFTSVITVVLFAIMFGLGSFSYTGFFSLQVFFNLLIDNAYLLVIGIGMTFVTLSGGIDLSVGSVLALTTMISAYLLQSLHWPPLFVMLCVLLIGALFGAFMGALIHFFKLQAFIVTLAGMFFARGLCYLISINSITIDNPLYVTLSQARLTLFGAFISPSVVIALVMLAVAIYLAHYTRFGRAVYAIGGNEESALLMGLPVGRTKILIYAFSGFCASLAGILFSLYMLSGYGLHAQGAELDAIAAVVIGGTLLSGGYGYVAGTLSGVLILGVIQTLITFDGTLSSWWTKIVIGALLFIFCLAQRLLAIGGKARAKAQA; encoded by the coding sequence ATGCCGCCCAAGTCTGGCCGCGCACATACCCGGTCATTATTCGACTCCCCTTATTTTACCTCCGTGATCACGGTGGTGCTGTTTGCGATCATGTTTGGACTTGGCTCGTTCTCTTACACCGGGTTTTTCTCCTTACAAGTATTTTTCAACCTTCTGATCGACAATGCTTATCTGCTCGTCATCGGCATCGGCATGACCTTTGTGACCCTATCCGGTGGCATCGATTTATCGGTCGGTTCGGTGTTGGCGCTGACCACGATGATTTCTGCCTATCTGCTGCAAAGCCTGCATTGGCCGCCGCTATTTGTCATGCTCTGCGTGTTGCTGATCGGGGCATTATTTGGCGCATTCATGGGCGCACTGATTCATTTCTTTAAACTGCAAGCTTTCATCGTCACACTCGCCGGAATGTTCTTTGCACGGGGTTTGTGCTACCTCATCAGCATCAACTCCATCACCATCGACAATCCGCTCTACGTCACATTATCCCAGGCGCGGTTGACGCTATTCGGCGCGTTCATCTCTCCGAGTGTGGTGATTGCATTGGTCATGCTGGCAGTGGCGATTTACCTCGCCCATTACACGCGCTTTGGGCGCGCCGTCTATGCCATCGGCGGTAATGAAGAATCGGCATTGTTGATGGGTTTGCCGGTAGGCCGCACCAAAATTTTGATCTACGCTTTCAGCGGCTTTTGCGCGTCACTTGCCGGGATTTTGTTTTCTCTTTATATGCTGTCCGGTTATGGCCTGCACGCCCAAGGCGCCGAGCTGGACGCTATCGCAGCGGTGGTGATCGGGGGCACCTTATTAAGCGGTGGCTATGGTTATGTCGCCGGGACGTTATCGGGCGTATTGATTCTGGGCGTCATTCAAACCTTGATCACCTTCGACGGCACACTTAGCTCGTGGTGGACCAAAATCGTTATCGGTGCGTTGCTTTTTATATTTTGCCTCGCGCAACGGTTGTTAGCGATTGGCGGCAAGGCGCGGGCGAAAGCCCAGGCTTAG
- a CDS encoding ABC transporter permease codes for MPINKASTAPKGVNSWMQHPLFWPTAALVLLLLIDLIMIPGFFRLEIKEGHLYGSVIDIINRAAPLMLVALGMTLVIATRGIDISVGAVVAISGAVAAGLIGGDMVVINGVPEYVSKMPMLLALLFAMGAALLCGVWNGLLVSTLGLQPIIATLILMVAGRGLAQLLTDGQIITVYYKPFFFLGSGYLFGLPFSLFIVLAVGALLLLLMRKTALGLFIQAVGINPVASRLAGIKTSALIFFVYMFCSACAGMAGLMISANIKSADANNAGLLMELDAILAVTLGGTSLAGGKFSLVGSIIGALIIQTLTYTIYSIGVPPEVNMVVKSIVVFIVCMSQSPQFRWHFSADGIRHFRQFFAATK; via the coding sequence ATGCCAATCAATAAAGCTTCTACGGCCCCCAAAGGCGTCAACAGCTGGATGCAACATCCGCTGTTTTGGCCCACAGCAGCGTTGGTTCTTTTGCTGTTAATTGATCTCATCATGATTCCCGGATTTTTCCGGTTGGAGATCAAAGAAGGGCATTTATACGGCAGTGTGATCGACATCATCAATCGTGCCGCGCCGCTAATGCTGGTAGCGCTGGGCATGACATTGGTGATCGCCACACGTGGTATCGACATCTCGGTTGGCGCAGTCGTCGCGATTTCAGGCGCGGTCGCTGCCGGTCTGATTGGTGGCGATATGGTCGTCATCAACGGCGTGCCGGAATACGTCAGCAAAATGCCGATGCTGTTAGCGCTCCTCTTCGCCATGGGCGCGGCTCTGTTATGCGGCGTCTGGAATGGCTTACTGGTATCTACGCTTGGTTTACAGCCCATCATCGCCACATTGATTCTGATGGTGGCAGGGCGCGGGTTAGCGCAACTGCTCACCGATGGTCAAATCATTACGGTCTATTACAAACCGTTTTTTTTCCTTGGTAGCGGCTATTTATTTGGTTTGCCTTTCTCGTTATTTATCGTGCTGGCGGTTGGTGCTTTGTTGCTGCTGCTGATGCGTAAAACGGCGCTCGGCTTATTTATTCAAGCGGTCGGGATCAATCCCGTTGCATCCCGACTTGCGGGAATAAAAACCTCTGCGCTAATCTTTTTCGTCTACATGTTTTGTAGTGCCTGTGCTGGTATGGCCGGGCTGATGATCAGCGCCAATATCAAAAGTGCCGACGCCAACAACGCCGGTCTGCTGATGGAACTCGACGCGATTCTGGCTGTTACCCTCGGCGGAACTTCGCTGGCGGGTGGCAAATTCAGCCTGGTCGGCAGCATCATCGGCGCATTGATTATCCAGACTCTCACCTATACCATTTATTCGATTGGCGTTCCGCCAGAAGTTAACATGGTTGTCAAATCCATCGTCGTGTTTATCGTTTGCATGTCGCAATCGCCGCAATTTCGCTGGCATTTTTCTGCCGACGGAATCCGCCATTTCAGACAATTTTTTGCGGCGACAAAATAA